A part of Fimbriiglobus ruber genomic DNA contains:
- a CDS encoding AAA family ATPase, which yields MRLLRSDTDPVRDKFAQARRELSSALIEREDEIDLVLTALVANEHVLLVGPPGSAKSLLLDSVLSWTGGSKFSILLTKFTMVEEVMGPVSLAALKEDKYLRVTAGKLPEAEFAYLDEVFKASPTTPGDHHREGKHEQHERKTRRP from the coding sequence ATGCGCCTACTCCGTTCCGACACCGACCCCGTCCGCGACAAGTTCGCGCAGGCACGCCGTGAACTGTCGTCCGCCCTCATCGAGCGCGAGGACGAGATCGATCTCGTTCTCACCGCCCTGGTCGCCAACGAGCACGTCCTCCTCGTGGGCCCACCCGGGTCGGCCAAGAGCCTTCTACTCGACTCCGTCCTGTCTTGGACGGGCGGATCGAAGTTCTCCATTCTGCTGACGAAATTCACCATGGTGGAGGAGGTGATGGGGCCGGTCAGTCTGGCCGCCCTGAAGGAAGACAAGTACCTGCGGGTCACGGCGGGCAAACTGCCGGAGGCCGAGTTCGCGTACCTGGACGAGGTGTTCAAGGCGTCGCCGACAACACCTGGTGATCATCATCGGGAAGGAAAACACGAACAGCACGAAAGGAAAACGCGACGGCCGTGA
- a CDS encoding ATP-binding protein — protein MTSGRRFGLRIRPASAPLRDAHPAGAGVDQQTNLCLIGGSGTGKTHLATALGLALGRAGQRVRFVTAAGLVTQLEKAQQEHRLDRMRATLDRLDLLIVDERGYLSFSRAGAELLFQVFADRYERRSLLVTRNLPFGEWGQVFQGERMTAALLDRLTHQCDIFEMSGESYRFRESMKAKAGKDPKKGK, from the coding sequence ATAACCAGTGGGCGGCGTTTTGGTCTAAGAATTAGACCAGCTTCTGCCCCCTTACGTGACGCTCACCCCGCGGGGGCCGGGGTCGACCAACAGACCAACCTGTGTCTGATCGGGGGGAGCGGAACCGGGAAGACGCACCTGGCGACGGCCCTCGGACTGGCCCTCGGCCGGGCCGGCCAGCGGGTCCGGTTCGTGACCGCGGCCGGACTCGTCACCCAGTTGGAGAAGGCCCAGCAGGAACACCGGCTGGACCGGATGCGGGCCACCCTCGACCGCCTCGACCTGCTGATCGTGGACGAACGCGGGTACCTGTCGTTCAGCCGGGCCGGGGCCGAGTTGCTGTTCCAGGTATTCGCCGACCGGTACGAGCGACGGAGCCTGTTGGTCACCCGCAACCTGCCGTTCGGCGAGTGGGGCCAAGTGTTCCAGGGCGAGCGGATGACGGCCGCCCTGCTCGACCGGTTGACCCACCAATGCGACATCTTTGAGATGTCGGGCGAAAGTTACCGCTTCCGCGAGTCGATGAAAGCCAAAGCGGGCAAGGACCCGAAGAAGGGGAAATAA